Proteins found in one Ptychodera flava strain L36383 chromosome 3, AS_Pfla_20210202, whole genome shotgun sequence genomic segment:
- the LOC139130231 gene encoding uncharacterized protein, producing MAEFKPEEMDDLDQDTFDSLRKDDLITLANFLKVEVKRSMRKREIQFKIAKHLVKSGHFEESALKDYEPESTSELRKLELEMQTNLEIKKLELQMREKELEMEERQREKEREEKEKERELAEHRLQLEMRRLELGKSGKFFPSDGFDITKHFRLVPPFQEKDVDKYFLHFEKIAQSLNWPKESWSMLLQSALVGKAREIYIQLSVEQASNYDSVKELILKGYELVPEAYRQKFRDCEKVKDQTYVEFARTKEQLFDRWCSSEKVSQNYDKLRQLVLIEEFKRCIRSDIKTFINEQKAGTLEVAARLADDYSLTHKSSFLSKPSQSFSYRNNAGKFNSSFSSKNFSKESRKSNDNSLQNSSNTSTSSDPKSQSPSDKQFGTLSCNYCKKDGHLMSECFKLKRKREGQSGQSGSKPTGFISSSTQLESNNVCNTFSEVKPLLSPINEVKVNSSQDSIMGIFEPFIHDGFISLSSDFSSATPVKILRDTGLPSLFCWQIPCRFLKSHFQVLKFLLRG from the coding sequence atggcggaatttaaaccagaggaaatggatgaccttgatcaggacacatttgattccctcagaaaagacgacctcataacactggccaatttcctgaaggtagaagttaaacgatctatgcgcaagcgagaaatacagttcaagattgcaaaacatttagttaaatcaggccattttgaggagtctgccttaaaagattatgagcctgaatCTACCtcagaactcagaaaattagaattagaaatgcagacaaatttggagatcaagaaactagaattacaaatgagagagaaagaattagaaatggaagaaagacaaagagagaaagaaagagaggaaaaagaaaaggaaagagaattagcagaacaccgactgcaattagaaatgagacgtttagagcttggaaagtcaggaaaattcttcccttcagacggttttgacatcactaagcatttcaggctagttccccctttccaagaaaaggatgttgataaatatttccttcattttgagaaaattgctcagagtctgaattggcctaaggagtcctggtctatgcttttgcagagtgctttggtgggtaaagccagagaaatttatattcagttgtcagtagagcaggcttcaaattatgattctgtgaaggaattaattctcaagggctatgagttggtgcctgaagcttaccgtcagaaatttagggattgtgagaaggtgaaggatcaaacttatgttgaatttgctcgaacaaaagaacaactgtttgatcgttggtgttcttctgaaaaggtcagtcagaattatgacaaattacgacagctcgttttgattgaggaatttaaaaggtgcatccggagtgacatcaagacgtttatcaatgaacaaaaggcaggtacattagaggttgctgcacgtttggccgatgattattcattgacccacaaatcttcatttctcagcaaaccatcccagtccttttcatacagaaacaatgcaggtaaatttaactcctccttttcatccaagaatttttcaaaggagagtaggaaatcaaatgacaacagtttacaaaattcaagtaacacttccacatcatcagatcccaagtctcaatctccttctgacaaacagttcggtacactttcttgtaattattgcaagaaagacggccatttaatgtcagagtgtttcaagttgaaaagaaaacgtgaaggtcaaagtggtcaaagtggatctaagcccaccggctttatttcttcatcaactcaattagagtctaataatgtgtgtaacacattttctgaggttaaacccctcttatccccaattaatgaggtcaaggtcaattcttctcaagatagcattatgggtattttcgaaccatttattcatgatggttttatatcactttctagtgatttttcttccgctacccctgtcaaaattttaagagataccgggcttcccagtctcttttgttggcagataccctgccgttttctgaaaagtcattttcaggttctaaagttcttattaagggggtag